One genomic segment of Acinetobacter sp. C26M includes these proteins:
- a CDS encoding FecR domain-containing protein, translated as MSQAPKIPDHVLDEATDWLVLLHSGEMTELQQQQFKHWQTEKKEHALAIQQINKFTHGLTGLSNHFPSDSLVQSNQKFNLTAKRNMLFSLLGLLVIGCGIYLLPWAKWQSDDHTEIGEIKTITLQDGSTLILASDSYINVDFSEQTRKIQLIEGEIYIQTAKDPQHRPFMVKTKDGAIEALGTQFTVRQEHHDQTRVKVYQHAVALQPQDSGQRQILQQGQRVYFDSQQISKPLPLNNEQPYWTQHLLVVEQWPLEKVISELYRYKKGTYFIEPALKGLRVSGVFSLKNPQQSLETLAYTHQLELSYYSPYVLKIKKR; from the coding sequence ATGTCCCAAGCCCCTAAAATACCTGATCATGTATTGGATGAAGCCACCGATTGGCTGGTGCTATTACATTCTGGTGAAATGACTGAGTTACAGCAGCAACAATTCAAACACTGGCAAACAGAAAAAAAAGAACATGCCTTAGCCATTCAGCAAATCAATAAATTTACCCATGGCCTAACAGGTTTATCCAACCACTTTCCCTCAGACTCTTTAGTCCAGTCCAATCAAAAATTTAATCTGACCGCGAAACGAAATATGCTGTTTAGCCTTTTAGGATTGTTGGTTATCGGCTGCGGAATATATTTGTTGCCTTGGGCAAAATGGCAATCTGATGATCATACTGAGATCGGTGAAATTAAAACTATTACACTGCAAGATGGTTCAACTTTGATATTGGCGAGTGATAGTTATATCAACGTGGATTTCTCCGAACAGACTCGAAAAATTCAACTGATCGAAGGTGAAATTTATATCCAGACCGCCAAAGATCCGCAACATCGTCCATTTATGGTGAAGACCAAAGATGGTGCAATTGAGGCCTTAGGTACTCAGTTTACGGTACGACAAGAGCATCATGATCAAACTCGGGTCAAAGTGTATCAACATGCTGTTGCTTTACAGCCGCAGGATTCTGGGCAACGGCAAATTTTACAGCAAGGTCAACGTGTATATTTCGACAGTCAACAGATCTCTAAACCACTCCCACTAAACAATGAGCAGCCCTATTGGACACAGCACTTATTGGTGGTAGAACAATGGCCACTAGAAAAAGTCATTAGTGAACTATATCGTTATAAAAAAGGCACTTATTTTATCGAGCCAGCGTTAAAAGGCCTTCGCGTTTCAGGTGTGTTTTCATTAAAAAATCCTCAACAAAGCTTAGAAACACTGGCCTATACCCATCAACTTGAGCTGAGCTATTACAGTCCATATGTATTAAAAATAAAAAAAAGATAA